In Anabas testudineus chromosome 12, fAnaTes1.2, whole genome shotgun sequence, the genomic stretch acaaaacaaaacaaaacaaaatgaaagaaaaagaaaaatgatctcttctttcctctccactgtgatGGGGAGCTTACACAGAGGCTGTTTGAGATGATGTCTGTCTCTAGGAGGACCAAAGACTCTAGATCTGATTTAACATCACGATCTCTCTGAGCTGACAGGTGCCCTAGCAGACGTGTGGCCGATGGCGAGGAGGTCAAAGGTCGCCTCCTGGCCAACCCCACTGCTCAACCTCTGACTGACTGTAGCCTATTTTGATCCTCTTTCAGATGAATAACTGTGACTTTGCATCATGAATAGTATATTATTTTGAATGTAATCTAGAGGGTTGGGACCTTTTTTGAATGTAATCTATCCTGAGGGGGAGGGGCTAAtgatttttttgtaaatataagtatggtaaaagataaaaaaagattaCAGTTTTCATTCCTGTGCAGATAACAAATTTTACTTACTGTGTGAATACAaagaaagtgtgtatgtgtttgaatgtgtgacTAATGTGTGGATGATGTATGTGTCTGCACATACATCtgtatgcagtgtgtgtgtgtgtgtgagctcttCTGGCAGATTTAATCCTGCTTTAATCAGCCAGTTCTATCAATCAATTCAATGCTTTGTGCATCATGTGAGTAGCTTATCCACAATTAATGGAAATGTTCCTTGTGATACTGTGCATTTAATAAAGGTGGTATGTCTTACAGTACGCTTTGTGTCCTCTGCGTTCTTCATTCACAGATTTGACCCTTACATATCTAAATATTTGCACACTTTGGTTTCTCCAAGGATTTAacaaataatatatacatataatgaGATTTAGAGGTGCAGGTTCATTACAGCCAGGCTAGCTGTTCTTTTCTGTGCTAAGCTACACTAACTGGCTGCCAGTTCTAGCTTCATATCTAGTATACATTCATATCAATAGTATcaaacttacattttacatcttaGCAGAGAATGAATCAGCATTTTTTGCAAAATGTCCAAATGTTTAATTGAAATTATCTTGAAAGATAAGTTCAACTGTGATTCAGTCTTGATTTTCGACTAGTCACCACTATACTGATTAATTGTGTATAGTTTAATGACCAGCGACAATGTGAACAGCAGACATTAAGACTGTGATAGATAATCTATCTTAACATTGCTTTTGGTGGTGGGCGGCTTTAAAAAGTACCAGCAGGCCAACATTTGTCATGAAAGGTATCCCATGGGCACCATTTGTTTCTAACAATAACTACTGGAGAGTGACATGGACAGCTGCCCTAAAGGGCACAGACACTACACTCAAGGACAAATCAGTGGCAACAGCTATACTGGTCTTAAAAGTACCATATATTGTCCTAAGTTATACAGTATTGTATTGTTACAGTTAACATGCAGGTGTAAGAAGATGTAAGAAGATTACAGACCTACCTTTGTGTGTTCCACTCTGTGCTCCACTCTGCATGCTGCCCATAGGTGAGGACAGTGTTGTTGAAAAGTTGTATGGTCAACTCATCAGGTCTTAAATAAGGGGCCAGCTACTGCTCTCTGAGGGAGGCTTGAATGTTCCTGctgcaggaaaaataaatataacatacTCCTTTAAGTTAGGTGAGGTGGAAACTAAATATTAAGATGGTTTGATCATGTGTGCGTCCATATTGTAGTACAATAggtgtttaatgtttgtttataatGCACATATATGATGATAAATATACTTTTATCAAGATCCAGTATGTCAACAACCAACTTCTCCTGTGAAGAATTTTTTTATACTatcattactttattttactgtattgcCATTAGTTACTTTAATGCACAAACCTCAATTTGGGGCATCCACAGGAGTTAGTTGTTGACAAatgcaataataaaacacttcacTTAACTGCTTTTTATGATATAAACTACTTTTTTGATGCTTAGATAAATACGCTTCAAGCGATCTAGGTGCAACTCAGAGGTGGTGTTCTGTACCCATTCTTCAAACTGCCATCTGTGAGCAGATTATTGTGAGATCACGCCGGCtacacagaaacatctgtcgaataacacaaaatgcaaaaggtgtgatgttctcttttttttcatcaaaaGCTGTGCGCAGTCTATATTTATTGTCttctaaatttacattttaaaaaaggtcTGCCCATATCTTAGAACCATTATGAAAGTTAATGCACAAATTCATAATACATCTCATGTAATTTACATAGTGGGTAAAAGTATAGGCATGAAGGTGGCATGATTTAAATCAAGGCTCaaacaaatcagaaaataaacatgaataaatagaAAGTGCTAAcctttgcagaaaaaaatatctcctcttaattaaaaaacaaacaaataaaaaaaacaactgcagagTGGAAAGTCTCAAGCTCCTGTTACCAAGAAAAAGAATTTCATACAAGCTATCTAAAAAGCAAGTGGTCTGACACTGGATCTGCACATTAGCAGAGTGGATGTAAGAAAATCATGTGAACGAGCAATGGATAGAGCTGGGTGTCGTACTTATCTATAAATTATAATGTAAACTGTGCCTAAACAGCTTATAACTAAACATTAACATCTAGGCAAGCTCGATTTTCTTCTGTTCCTAGTTTCCATATGATGCTTGTAGTTGCAGTTTTGCTGCTGTTAATGCAGCCACTGATATTTTCAGACCATcgtcacaggaaaaaaaaaaaaaaggggggggaaTCTGCAGGAGCTGAGACGTTGCAGTATCTCTGCAGAAGCTACTACAGAATCcaattattttctctttatgaTATATTATCAAACAAACCctaacaaaatataatttgattTCTGCATGTCAGTTTTGTCAATGACCTAATTTTTAGTACttaactattttaaaataacaatttaaaaactgttgaaGGCTTtggaataattaaaaaaaagaaaagttttaatgACAATGTCATTAAAAGTCATGCACGCTGTAAATAACTGCATGCAGTAGTTATGGTAACCCATCcaagcagtttttatttattaatagtcataaacacacagcagcttcatcaGAGGAGCCAATACCCTTTTGACTTTTGAGTGTGGAGTATTTATACGGAGAgccatttacatgttacaggAAGCAAAGGTCTGCCACAGCTGCCTGTAACATTTACctgataaagaaaagaaaatgtggattGATTATCAacttcatatatattttatatatgtatagatCTTTCTTCTCTAGCTCGCTCGCTCACTCAGTTGCTCTTTGCACATTTATCCCATCTTgctctcatttatttttgtttacaaTGTAACAAAAATGGTGACAGGCCTGAAATTACAATcaccaaaaacaaactcagaaaacagaggaaggagaaaggagggCGAGGCCGGGgagaactgctgctgtttgctgcccATCACTGACAGTTGCAGCACAGAGGACACAGTCTGCTTGATGCTCGGACATcaaagaggaggtggtggaggctCCTTTCCCGTGGAGCTGCTCTCTCGAAGCTGGAGGTTCTCCAACGCCACATCTAAAGGCATAATATCCACGCAGCCCATGGCTCCAAAATCGGCGAAGTCTCGGCGCTCGTCCTCATCAGAGGAAGAACTCTCTTCGTGCATCAGTGTAGACAATAACAGCTCCTGCACAAACAGGCTGCGGTCTGCACGCTCTCCTTCTAGAAACTGCCGCTCTGCTTCGGACATCTTAGGTTCATTCAACCTGAAAAAATGATTAACATAAGTTTTCATGAGTTCCTTCCTTTTTTCCTAACCTCTGTAACCTAGAGACCCTAACtgcttaattgtattttgtatatttaaaagtCTGGTGCATAGTTTTTCTCCTGTGTATAAAGCCtgatggagttttttttttcctgtgccaATGGCCGACATGTTCCTTCAGACAACGATCACGGGCACTATATTTTGAACCAATTCTGCCAACACCACCTTGTTACCATAAATACAAGCTAGTGCactaaaaacagcagaaaatagaaacGCATGGTCTATTTCTTCTGAGTAATGCTGTAAGAAAGTGCAGTGTCCAGTTGTTCTATAAGATAACTCTGCCTTTCACATTAATGTTGGTGtgataatgatttttttttaattatttttttattcagatttgtgatttgtgagaTTAGATTTATTACTATACAGTAATTTGTCACTAGAAACTTGTAATGTCTCAATAAGATTTGAGTTTATAAGATGTCACAATGCAGGGATCAATGAATTACTCATCCATTATTATTgaattaacaaaaaaattaaataaaatactgaattaaaacCACACTCACCGTGCTAATAGGAACTGGGAGTTGTGGGATGAGGACGACGGATTGCTTTCACCCACAGCGGCAGTGTTGGCAGTTGCTGTGCTGGGTGGAGGAATGGCAGTGCCAGTGTTACTCGGGTTGTTGCTGCGTCGTGTCGCGTGTCGGCCTGTGTCCACTTGCTGCCTCGCTGCTTGGGCCTGCTGCCGCTCCAACTGCAGCTGCatctggagctgctggagctgggAGGCTGAAGGCCCTGATGAGTTTATTTGCCCCCCTGCTGCACGCCGCACACCTGACAGCTGAGACAACAACTCtgcaggagggaaaaaaaagacttcacTGTCAGCTGTTTCTAAATAAGTCATgatttcaaaagaaaacactgtgttgtCTTATGTAGGAAAACATAATGGATAGTAGGGAATGAGTATTACAGGACTCTTTAGATGGTGGTTACAGAACTGCTTAGACACCACCTGGGTTCTGACTGtatacatttactgtaccaACTCATCTTGTTTGGTTCTGATATATTTCTTAACCACTTGTCCATAGAGGATATTATCATATTAGTGATTCACCTGCGATTGGGTCCATTGCTTCTCTGTTACTGGGAGTATAAGTGGAGCTCtgtgatgaggaggatgaaagtCCCCCTGTGGAGCCACTAGTAAAGTGCATATTTGTCCGTCGTGCTCTAGGACCACCCAGTCCTCGCCCAGGGTGGAACATCCTACGTACATGTCGAACACTGCTGGACTCATCATAAACAATGACTGTTAAGGttcaattcaaatttaaattaatatacgTAACTACATCTTTAAGCAGACACTAGTGAGTGCAGACAAAGAAAGGATATTAAATCTCTTGGTGCTCTGTGTTCGAGTGTGAGGTGAGCTGTGAAGTCATCTGTGACATGGTTGGGGTCCCCTCCTGGCAAGGCAGCACAAATTGGACAGATctgaaaagagagaatgagatgTTTCTGTTGGAGGACTGTTTGAAAGTCTGTGCTCCAAACACCAAAATGAAGGAATTTAGAAGTATGAaattatattgtgtttatttttagagtCAAGTTTATCCTACgtttgatttttcatttatttcatatcTACAGCAGCTACTGTATCCACTCACTAAAAGTTTGAAATAGAgtgctgtttatttaaaatcaaattaggATAAATTTATAGTCAAGTGTTTAATGTAGTAGCATGACTGAATTTAATAATGACAAGGGCTGCACAGGAAAGACTGATGACTGACTGAACAATATCTCAGAGAGGAATGACTGCTTATCTCTTCTGTGTTGGTGTTATTTAATGGTGGTTTAGAGTGATTGTGATATTTCttcattaaaatgaacacagacactgtgctttattttaagCCAGTCCCACAATTAAtgtcctgctgctgtaaatactcCCTGAAAAGCCAAATGTCTAATAATGCACAGCTAAAAATAGTTTCCAGCAAATCACCATTTATTcttatttcagcatttttgcTAAAAGCTACAGTGCTCAGTTGTTTTAGAAAAATCACTTTTCAGTTTTGTAAAGTAATGATAGACTGAGACATTGTTGGTTGTAGTCTTAGCACTGGCTTTTTTttagagctgaaacaattagCTAATGAATCAACTGACAATCAAAAACTGGAAACTTTTGATAACTGCTTTTTAAAGAGTTCACagcttttctcagtttttggTCATTGCAACGTGTAaacatgtactttttttttacttttactttaagaCAACTGataaacatgtttcagtttttctgaaGTTTAACAAACCAAACATTACCTAATAAAACAATGAGCagattattaaataataaaaataatatttgtctACAGccttacattttaaaaatgtagaatAATTCAAACCTCACCTCTAAAGCCCCGTAGTGTTACACATTGACAATACTGTGAGATCAGCACAGtgcaaaacagcaacagcagttCTGAACTGCAGTCATATTTACACAGATAAAGAGTAAAAAtcaaaccaacaaaaaacacCCTTCTATCTAATAACTTCATTATTGTTGttgacaaatacataaaaattgTATCTGTAAATACGCCCTGATCCCTAATGCATGCAGAATACTCACCACCTCTGTGGAAGTCTCGGCATGCTCTGAGGTGACATGCTCCTGTAGCGACGTCTCTGTAAAGCCCATCTTGCCGCAGTAAGGACACGTGAATGACTGGGGTTGCTCTACTGAAAAAGTATCTCCTCCATAATATAAGTCTGCAAGTAGACAGTAAACAATATTGTAATGATCAACCACCAATAAACTATtctcagtaaaataaataacctTACTGGTTGCAGTAATGTTAAATGATTTCTAATCACAAACACTATGAGGAAGGTATGATGAATTTGAGTATGATCTGTATGCCACACAACTTCTTTCTGGGCTTTCAGCCAGGTCCTTACCATAGTCTACCCTGGTTAATATGCACTGCATGGGGTGCTCTGTTGTGTGTCTAGTTGTTGTGGCTCCGCTCTCGTAGCACGATGCACATAGGTCGTAGTCGTAGCAAATTAAACACTTGAAGCGCCTTCCTCTAAAGTTCCCTTTTAAACACGCATCACAGCTCACAcctgcagaagagaaaagaagaatgtTGACCTCACAATATCGTTACAAATTCCTTATAAGTGTGTCTGTGCGACTAGCTGTGAGAGAGCAATCTCTCTGTAGGCCACTCTCACTTACACGAGCATGTGTTTTGGAGTGGCACCAACCCACAAGTGACAGCAATGAAGAACTCTGGCATTCCACAAGCAACCCAAAAGCAGGACTTGAATATATCTGAGCCTCAGAAAGCGGATTTCATTGCAGCTTTCTTTACTTGTTCATAGCAAAGGCATACATTTTCAGATAATATTAGTGTATTTGTTGAGATCTACGTGAGTCAAAATGCTCAAGAGAAAGTAAAGTGAAGCCAGATAAAGCACTGGACATGTCAGCCGTATTATGCAAATAGCTTATTACTGCTTATTagtcataaaaatataaatattattggATCTCTCTGTTTGTCCACTCTTTGCTACAAGATTACTGTGAAGAACTATCCATAAATATCCAACCTTTGGGGGAGAGAACTGTGTACTGTGCTCAGGCTTTGACATTTAAACAACGGCTTATGACTACCTAGAAAATCATTAGGCTTCCTCAcctcaaataataaataagccCATTTGGACAATCAACAGAACAAGTAGATTAGCTGTCCTGCTTCAACTGATTAAGTTATTGAGCATTATCCCTAGTGTTGCTGATATTAACTAACCTTACTGATGTGATGTTTGTATTATGGACAGCATAGTAACTTTGAGGTGATAAAACAGGAGAACTGTTTCAG encodes the following:
- the kcmf1 gene encoding E3 ubiquitin-protein ligase KCMF1, with amino-acid sequence MSRHEGVSCDACLKGNFRGRRFKCLICYDYDLCASCYESGATTTRHTTEHPMQCILTRVDYDLYYGGDTFSVEQPQSFTCPYCGKMGFTETSLQEHVTSEHAETSTEVICPICAALPGGDPNHVTDDFTAHLTLEHRAPRDLDESSSVRHVRRMFHPGRGLGGPRARRTNMHFTSGSTGGLSSSSSQSSTYTPSNREAMDPIAELLSQLSGVRRAAGGQINSSGPSASQLQQLQMQLQLERQQAQAARQQVDTGRHATRRSNNPSNTGTAIPPPSTATANTAAVGESNPSSSSHNSQFLLARLNEPKMSEAERQFLEGERADRSLFVQELLLSTLMHEESSSSDEDERRDFADFGAMGCVDIMPLDVALENLQLRESSSTGKEPPPPPL